The following coding sequences lie in one Capsicum annuum cultivar UCD-10X-F1 chromosome 5, UCD10Xv1.1, whole genome shotgun sequence genomic window:
- the LOC107872685 gene encoding epoxide hydrolase A-like, whose product MNTVEGFKALYGEDHYISRFQVPGKIEAEFAPYCAKVVLKKFLTFRDPAPFYFPKGKGLDAIPDAPAALSSWLSEEELDYYACKFEKTGFTGAVNYYRALPLDWELTAPWMGVQVKVPTKFIVGEFDLVYHIPGAKEYIHNGGFKKDVPLLEEVVILEGAAHFVNQERPDEISKHIYDFIQKF is encoded by the exons ATGAATACGGTGGAGGGGTTTAAGGCTTTATATGGAGAAGATCATTATATCTCGAGATTTCAG GTACCGGGCAAAATTGAAGCTGAATTTGCTCCATATTGTGCTAAGGTTGTGCTGAAGAAATTTTTGACATTCCGCGATCCTGCACCATTTTATTTTCCTAAAGGCAAAGGCCTTGACGCTATCCCTGATGCTCCGGCTGCCCTTTCATCTTGGCTGTCTGAGGAAGAGTTGGATTACTATGCCTGCAAGTTTGAGAAGACTGGTTTCACTGGTGCAGTCAACTATTACCGAGCTCTTCCCTT AGACTGGGAACTCACAGCACCATGGATGGGGGTGCAAGTTAAAGTTCCGACCAAGTTTATCGTTGGTGAATTCGACTTGGTTTATCATATACCGGGTGCTAAAGAGTACATACACAATGGCGGATTTAAGAAAGATGTTCCATTGTTGGAGGAAGTTGTGATTTTGGAAGGCGCAGCTCACTTCGTCAACCAAGAAAGGCCAGATGAGATTAGCAAACACATCTATGACTTCATTCAAAAGTTTTAA